One genomic window of Pirellulales bacterium includes the following:
- a CDS encoding DUF6800 family protein, whose translation MGGISDRHQEIRRRRKRRQKLTLYKKRLKKATVSERGVIAEKIRKMTPGAETIIAAWGLEERK comes from the coding sequence GTGGGTGGCATAAGCGATCGGCATCAGGAAATTCGGCGTCGGCGGAAGCGCCGGCAAAAACTGACTCTGTACAAAAAGCGATTGAAAAAAGCCACCGTTTCGGAACGGGGGGTCATCGCGGAAAAAATTCGCAAAATGACCCCCGGCGCTGAAACCATCATTGCGGCCTGGGGCTTGGAAGAACGTAAGTAA
- a CDS encoding DUF1559 domain-containing protein, translating into MHSIATVEWAKAARRAFTLVELLVVIAIIGILIALLLPAVQAAREAARRATCANNIKQLGLALHNYQAAKVTFPAAETYPPPTNAVSVHVAILPFVEEKNLYAQYEDATTNGQAIQEQIHLYNCPTDPCVEAVVDGGSPGAFTYRWPVNYAFNYGTWFLYDWANKIAGDGAFVVNKALGPKAFTDGLSKTLAAAEVKAQTEANGFKNGPGYIRNLKIPNMSDPTNTTLLASTAALLTSIGAQPAPQITSFSGSNFNANVHLDFNNVTVAETGFTTTFTPNPGMLISIVNQDIGTGTPVSQGGNLVPQVTGTFDVDYISNTESNTATGYTFAAVSARSYHTGIVNVLFMDGSTHSINDSIAPQVWHALGTRAGGEATNGVDF; encoded by the coding sequence ATGCATTCGATTGCAACTGTGGAGTGGGCCAAAGCCGCGCGCCGTGCGTTCACACTGGTCGAGCTGTTGGTGGTGATCGCCATCATCGGGATTTTGATTGCCTTGCTGTTGCCGGCCGTGCAGGCAGCGCGCGAAGCGGCCCGCCGCGCCACGTGTGCCAACAACATCAAGCAGTTGGGGCTGGCGCTACACAATTACCAAGCGGCCAAGGTCACTTTCCCGGCGGCTGAGACTTATCCGCCGCCGACCAATGCGGTTTCCGTGCATGTGGCAATTTTGCCTTTCGTGGAAGAAAAAAACCTGTACGCACAATATGAAGACGCCACCACCAACGGGCAAGCAATCCAAGAACAAATTCACCTCTATAATTGTCCCACCGATCCGTGCGTGGAGGCGGTCGTCGACGGCGGTTCGCCCGGCGCTTTCACGTATCGCTGGCCGGTGAATTACGCCTTCAATTACGGCACGTGGTTTTTATACGACTGGGCCAACAAAATCGCCGGCGACGGCGCCTTTGTCGTCAACAAAGCGTTGGGGCCCAAAGCGTTTACCGACGGTTTGAGCAAAACGCTGGCCGCCGCCGAAGTGAAAGCTCAAACCGAGGCCAACGGATTCAAAAACGGCCCCGGTTACATTCGCAATTTGAAAATCCCCAACATGTCCGATCCCACGAACACCACGCTGCTCGCCAGCACCGCTGCCCTGCTGACTTCCATCGGCGCGCAACCGGCCCCGCAGATCACGAGTTTTAGCGGCAGCAATTTCAACGCCAACGTGCATTTGGACTTCAACAATGTGACGGTGGCCGAGACCGGCTTTACGACCACGTTCACACCCAATCCGGGAATGCTGATTTCGATTGTGAATCAAGACATCGGCACCGGCACGCCGGTGAGTCAAGGAGGCAATTTGGTGCCGCAAGTCACCGGCACCTTCGACGTCGATTACATTTCTAATACCGAATCGAACACGGCCACCGGCTATACGTTCGCAGCAGTCTCGGCGCGGAGTTATCATACGGGCATTGTCAATGTGCTGTTCATGGACGGCTCCACGCATTCCATTAACGACAGCATTGCACCCCAGGTATGGCATGCCTTGGGCACGCGCGCCGGCGGCGAAGCGACCAACGGCGTCGATTTTTGA
- a CDS encoding PEP-CTERM sorting domain-containing protein: MTQTVFATTFQPPSQQASASATIQTTGPRGGSGGANSFNLLGSSNTSGGAGLPSFGVTDFNFSALQPTLGGTVTNVSNISLQLTQFNNSFSSQSPTSISVYFTANNAATSGLKDANSQSGGPYDGSASVDSTLNPLSFVGSYNFSAISSGTLDTISLSSFSGNALSSFVSDLNSGSTMRLLLTADNSAAVATYAASGNSNSYAGPTLTFTVTTVPEPAAFVLAGLSLLGLVATKKLHHKSLRCCFRL; the protein is encoded by the coding sequence TTGACGCAAACTGTTTTTGCCACCACCTTTCAACCTCCTTCCCAGCAAGCGTCCGCCAGCGCCACCATCCAAACAACTGGCCCGCGTGGTGGCTCGGGTGGTGCAAATTCTTTTAACTTGCTCGGCTCCAGCAACACCTCCGGCGGGGCGGGTCTGCCTAGCTTTGGCGTGACTGATTTTAATTTCAGTGCTTTGCAGCCCACCCTGGGCGGCACGGTCACCAACGTCAGCAACATTTCACTGCAACTGACGCAGTTTAACAACAGTTTCAGTTCACAGTCGCCGACGTCAATTAGCGTTTACTTCACGGCCAACAATGCAGCCACATCGGGACTAAAAGATGCCAACAGTCAATCCGGCGGCCCCTACGATGGAAGCGCCAGCGTCGATTCGACTTTGAATCCACTCTCCTTCGTTGGCTCCTATAACTTCTCAGCAATCAGTAGCGGCACGCTCGATACCATTTCGCTGAGCTCGTTCTCGGGCAATGCGCTTTCGTCGTTCGTAAGCGATTTAAACAGTGGCTCGACCATGCGCTTGCTCTTAACGGCCGATAACAGCGCCGCAGTTGCCACTTACGCGGCCAGCGGCAATTCCAACAGCTATGCCGGTCCCACGCTGACATTTACCGTCACCACCGTGCCGGAACCGGCGGCATTTGTGCTGGCTGGACTAAGCCTGCTGGGCTTGGTGGCGACGAAGAAGCTTCATCATAAGTCACTGCGCTGTTGCTTCCGTCTTTGA